The DNA segment ATTTTTTTGTAACAACAAGGCAACTGCGCCGGAAACTACTGGTGCGGCAACCGAGGTTCCGCTGAGTTCCATAAACGCATTACTTCCCGAACCGCTTTCATGCAAAGAAGGATGATGAGTGGCTAAATAATTATTGCGCGATTCAGCGGCGACGATACGATTGCCCGGCGCGACCAGGTCGGGTTTAAGCAGGTGGTCATACTGCGTTTGACCATCGGCAGCAAGCGCATGACTGCGCGTCGGCCCGCGTGAACTGAAATGATTGACTGCATCATCATCCCGTCCATCGCTTTGCCGCGTATTGGCTGACCCGACCGTGATAACCGTTGGGTCGTTGGCTGGCGCAGCAATGCTGCCATAACGTTCCAAGCCATTTTCGGTCAGCCCGAAATTGCCCGCAGAGACCACAACCGTGATGCCCGCAGCTACAGCGCGACGCACGGCGCGACATAACGGGTCAGTCACATAAGATTCGGTTGACGGAGCCGCGAGGCTCAGGTTCATGACCTTGATATTACGAAGCCCGCGATTCGCCATTACCCAATCAATCCCGGCAATGACATCGCTTACCTGTCCGATGCCGTACCCGTCAAGCACCCGAACATCAATCAAATTGGCATTCGGCGCAACTCCCATAAACCCGCGCCCCGAGCCATTTGCCTGTGAACGTCCGGCAGCGACTCCGGCAACGTGTGAGCCATGTCCATAACTGTCGCTGTTGCCGAAAAGACCGGACAGCAGCGGCAGGTTGAGCAGATTTTCAAACAGCGCCAATCGAGAATTGCTGGAAACCGTATCAACTGAGCCGGTCACCCGCGACAAGCCGAGCGCATTATCAAAATCATTGTGGCTTGCCATAATCCCGGAATCGAGAACAGCAATGCCGATGCCGCTGCCATCCAAGCCGTTAAAGCTTCCAAGAAATCCCTGCGTTCGGGTTTTATCCGCGCCGGTGGTGGCTTCGAGGTGACTTGCGGTTCGTATGGCTAAATGATCGGCGCTGATTCTTTCGACGGTCGGATTAGCGGCAAGCGTCAACAAATTGTTTTTTGGCATTTCAACCAGCATGCCGTTGATTGACGAAAAACGCCGCACCACATTGCCGCCCAGCAAGTTGACAAGAGTGAGCAAGGTTGTTGAAACCAAGCCGTTGGTTTGGACGATTACGCGCACGCGCTGATTGGTGGCATCCGACCAGATGAGTTGATTGACCGCCGTCAATTCCTGTTGTAGCACGGTGGTTAATTTATTGAGAACCGCAGGTTCAGCCTGCGCGCGATTGGTTTGAACGGATGAAAGCAATAATGCAAAGACGATTAAGATAGAGCAGACCTTAACGAGATTAGGGTAGCGGAAGAAGGGAATCGTCATCATAATCTTACACTTAAAATTAATTTAATCCGGCTTTTGCCTTTGCGAACCACTGTCAAATCGGTTGTGCCGCCAGCGAGTTTTAAATCGAATAACTGACGCTCATAAAGATTTTCGTTTCGCAAAAATGTGCGCCAAATAAGCCTGACGAAAATACTTGAGCAACGTTTATGCCAGCTTGCAAGGTCGCAATTTTTACAAAAAATCACATCTGCTTTTATCCATCGGTCATTATGACGGAATTTTTTCGTTGACTTTGCCTGCCTTGATTCGCCGAAACGGCATTGCAGCGTGTAAGCGGAAATGCCGCCATAAGTTTGAAAAAAATATTCGACGCGCTCGTCAAGCAGAATGGGAATTAACAAATTCACTCAGTGGTGGGACGAGGTGGTATTGAATACGATGTGCAGGCAATGCCCTAGCGGTTTTTAGCAGATTTGGCGCAGCGGAAGCCGACATTGGAACTGCCGCTGTCAACCGCGCCTTTGCCGCGACTGCCGACAAAGAAACGCGAACAATACTGGTCGCTGCACAGAAATGAACCGCTCTTTTGCACGCGCTTTTTCGCGCCAGGTTCCTGGGGGTCGAAACTGGTTGCGGGTCCTTGCGGATTAACCGCTGTGCCTTGCGCGGCAAGTTCAGCGAAATAATCCGGGCGATACCAATCGGCGCACCATTGCCAGACGTTGCCGCCGACATCGTACAAGCCGAAACCGTTTGGCGGAAAAGCCCTGACCGGCGAGGTGCCGATGAAGCCATCTTCGCCGGTGTTGTTTGCCGGGAAACGACCTTGCCAGATATTGGCAGCCCATTTGCCGTTTGGCGTGAGTTCATCGCCCCAGGCGAAAGGCGCTCCGGCAAGTCCGCCTCTGGCGGCGAATTCAAACTCGGCTTCGGTAGGCAAACGTTTTCCCGCCCATTTCGCATAAGCCATTGCGTCATCCCAGGCGATATGCACCACCGGATGATCTTCGCGCCCGTTGATTGAACTACTTGCGCCTTCCGGGTGTTGCCAGCTTGCCCCCGGCACATACCGCCACCAGCGTGTGAAATCATCGAGCGCGACATCTTGCGCGGGCGGCGTAAACACCGCAGAACCCGGCACCAGGTCTTTCGGGTCAACGCCGGGATAATCTTCGGGATGCAAGCGGCGTTCGGCAATCGTTTTGTAACCGGTCGCTTTGACGAACTTTTCAAATTCGCCATTGGTCACCGGCGTCGCGTCCATCCAGAAACCATCTACGCTTACGGTGTGCAAAGGCTCTGCGTCGGGCATATCGCAATCCCTGCAGCCCATTTGAAAAGTGCCGCCGGGAATCCAGCGCATGCCTTCAGGCACATCGGCAGGCGCGGGCGTATCATTGACGCGCATCAATGCAGCAGCGTCGCCCGGCGTCGCCTGATGTGGGGTCGCGTGATGTTGAGTTTGTGATTTGGCATTTGGATTCGCGGTTGATGATTCGCGGTTTTTGAAAATTAAAATGGCGGCGAAGATGATTAAACCCAGAAGCGCCGCGATGCCATAAAGCGAAATCTTAGGCGATGATGAAATAGGCTTTTCGCTTTTAGTTGGCTTTTTCATGGGCGATGAGCGATTGAAAAATTTTTCACTTCTCGTTGACGCAGTCTAGTCGCGGGATTAGACTGCGTCAACGTAACGACGCGATTACGATTTAATCACCAATCAAGACATCAAACCGTACAGCAGAAAAACGTCGCGCCCTTTCTGGAAGCAGCGTGTTTGCCATTTGGCTTTGTACGACCCGAACCTTTTCGGAGGAAAGTTATGATCATCAGAAAGCCTGTGAATGCTTTGCCGGCGGCGATTGTCGCATTTGCCGTAATTTTCTTGAGCCTTATTGCTGTGCATTTTAAAACCTCTGCTTCAACACAACAAAGCGGCTCGCAGAATAAAGGGGTCATCGGGCGCACTTACAAAGAATCGAAGCCCGAATGGAATCTTCCCGCGAAAGCTCCGCAAGGCGCGCCCAATGTGATTTATCTGGTGCTTGATGATGTGGGATTTGCGCAACTTGGTTGTTACGGTTCGGAAATTCAAACGCCCAATCTCGATAAACTCGCGGCGGGCGGCTTGCGCTATAACAATTTTCATACGACGGCGCTTTGTTCGCCGTCGCGCGCCTGCTTGCTCACGGGGCATAACCATCACGCCAATCATTTTGGCGTAGTCGCGGAAGCCGCGACCGGCTATCCGGGATATGACGGCAGAATGCCGCGCTCGCAGGCGACCATCGCGGAGATTTTAAAACAAAGCGGCTACGCGACTTTTTATGTCGGCAAATGGCATCAAGCGCCGCCCGATGAAACCAGCGATGCGGGACCTTTTGAGCGATGGCCCTTAGGGATGGGGTTTGAACGATTTTACGGATTTTTAGGCGGCGAAACCAATCAATGGTTTCCCGATTTGGTTTACGATAATCATCACATCGAAGCGCCGCGCCGCGCCGGTTATCACTTGACCGA comes from the Acidobacteriota bacterium genome and includes:
- a CDS encoding S8 family peptidase; the protein is MMTIPFFRYPNLVKVCSILIVFALLLSSVQTNRAQAEPAVLNKLTTVLQQELTAVNQLIWSDATNQRVRVIVQTNGLVSTTLLTLVNLLGGNVVRRFSSINGMLVEMPKNNLLTLAANPTVERISADHLAIRTASHLEATTGADKTRTQGFLGSFNGLDGSGIGIAVLDSGIMASHNDFDNALGLSRVTGSVDTVSSNSRLALFENLLNLPLLSGLFGNSDSYGHGSHVAGVAAGRSQANGSGRGFMGVAPNANLIDVRVLDGYGIGQVSDVIAGIDWVMANRGLRNIKVMNLSLAAPSTESYVTDPLCRAVRRAVAAGITVVVSAGNFGLTENGLERYGSIAAPANDPTVITVGSANTRQSDGRDDDAVNHFSSRGPTRSHALAADGQTQYDHLLKPDLVAPGNRIVAAESRNNYLATHHPSLHESGSGSNAFMELSGTSVAAPVVSGAVALLLQKNPGLTPPLIKAILQYTAQQLPNANISQQGAGLLNIEGAVRLAGALRTDIASSVNSGRLQVGNSLMRAGTSFPVQTSTLAGQTFNWGRYIFAGGSHVLAGAELFRRYQAIYHPALVWVRNRVTLNENPVADTSLISAGVINADALGHPYSVFTSGTALSNGVAMGQGLTLAEGIVISEGLTLAEGLTLAEGLTLAEGLTLAEGLTLAEGLTLAEGLTLAEGLTLAEAYALGEQ
- a CDS encoding formylglycine-generating enzyme family protein → MKKPTKSEKPISSSPKISLYGIAALLGLIIFAAILIFKNRESSTANPNAKSQTQHHATPHQATPGDAAALMRVNDTPAPADVPEGMRWIPGGTFQMGCRDCDMPDAEPLHTVSVDGFWMDATPVTNGEFEKFVKATGYKTIAERRLHPEDYPGVDPKDLVPGSAVFTPPAQDVALDDFTRWWRYVPGASWQHPEGASSSINGREDHPVVHIAWDDAMAYAKWAGKRLPTEAEFEFAARGGLAGAPFAWGDELTPNGKWAANIWQGRFPANNTGEDGFIGTSPVRAFPPNGFGLYDVGGNVWQWCADWYRPDYFAELAAQGTAVNPQGPATSFDPQEPGAKKRVQKSGSFLCSDQYCSRFFVGSRGKGAVDSGSSNVGFRCAKSAKNR